A stretch of Haloplasma contractile SSD-17B DNA encodes these proteins:
- a CDS encoding M3 family oligoendopeptidase → MKFKDYKYERPDMQEVESRFNDLLEQFDNADSFETQDNVMKEIIQVRNDFDTMATLVSIRHSIDTRDEFYEKEQEYFDDVSPSYEGLVNKFYKSLVKSKFRNDLEEKWGSHLFNLADITLKTFSPEIIDDLKVENKLNTKYDKLMASAKIMFEGEERNLSQMAPFTQSKDRNMRKKAQEAVTEFFVEHEDEFDAIYDEMVKVRDRIAKKLGYDNFVELGYARFNRTDYNADMVANYRKQVYENLVPVANKLKERQAKRLGVDELKYYDNALAFLTGNPTPKGEPEWIIDQAKTMYHELSKETDEFFNFMLDHELMELVAKKGKRGGGYCTYIGNYKSPFIFSNFNGTAHDVDVLTHEAGHAFQVYSSRGYEVPEYNFPTLEACEIHSMSMEFFAWPWMKNFFKEDVDKYKFNHLAGSIQFIPYGVTVDEFQHFVYENPTATPEERKAKWREIEKKYLPYKDYEGNDFLERGGFWFRQGHIFSAPFYYIDYTLAQVCAFQYWNKANENREEAWKSYLELCQAGGSRSFLGLLKQAGLKNPFEDGSIKSIIKPIEAYLDQVDDTKL, encoded by the coding sequence ATGAAATTCAAAGATTACAAGTATGAGCGTCCGGATATGCAGGAAGTGGAATCTAGGTTTAACGATTTATTAGAACAATTCGACAATGCAGATTCATTTGAAACGCAAGACAATGTGATGAAAGAAATTATTCAAGTAAGAAACGATTTTGATACAATGGCAACATTAGTTAGTATTAGGCATTCAATCGATACGCGAGATGAATTCTATGAAAAGGAACAAGAATACTTTGATGATGTATCTCCAAGTTATGAGGGATTAGTAAACAAGTTTTACAAGTCGTTAGTGAAATCGAAGTTTCGAAACGATCTTGAGGAAAAATGGGGATCACACTTATTTAATTTAGCTGATATCACACTTAAGACATTCTCACCTGAAATTATTGATGATTTAAAGGTAGAAAATAAATTAAATACGAAGTATGATAAATTAATGGCATCAGCTAAAATTATGTTTGAAGGTGAAGAACGTAATTTATCACAAATGGCACCATTCACACAATCTAAGGATCGTAATATGCGTAAAAAAGCACAAGAGGCTGTAACGGAGTTCTTTGTAGAGCATGAAGATGAGTTTGACGCGATCTATGATGAGATGGTAAAAGTACGCGACCGTATTGCCAAGAAATTAGGGTACGATAACTTTGTTGAACTTGGTTATGCTCGTTTTAATAGAACGGACTATAATGCAGATATGGTTGCAAACTATAGAAAGCAAGTATATGAGAATTTAGTGCCGGTAGCGAATAAATTAAAAGAACGACAAGCGAAGCGTTTGGGTGTAGACGAGTTAAAATACTACGATAACGCACTTGCATTCTTAACAGGGAACCCTACACCAAAAGGAGAACCGGAGTGGATTATAGATCAAGCTAAGACAATGTATCATGAACTATCGAAAGAAACGGATGAGTTCTTTAATTTTATGTTAGATCATGAGTTAATGGAATTAGTCGCTAAGAAAGGGAAACGTGGTGGAGGATATTGTACATACATAGGTAACTATAAATCACCATTTATCTTCTCTAACTTTAATGGGACAGCTCACGATGTGGATGTATTAACGCATGAAGCGGGGCACGCATTCCAAGTATATTCTAGTCGTGGGTATGAAGTACCTGAATATAATTTCCCAACACTAGAAGCATGTGAAATTCACTCGATGAGTATGGAATTTTTTGCATGGCCGTGGATGAAAAACTTCTTTAAAGAAGATGTTGATAAGTATAAATTTAATCATCTAGCTGGTTCAATCCAGTTCATTCCTTATGGAGTAACAGTTGATGAATTCCAACACTTTGTTTATGAGAATCCGACTGCTACACCTGAAGAGCGTAAAGCAAAATGGCGTGAAATTGAGAAGAAATACCTACCTTACAAAGATTATGAAGGAAATGATTTCTTAGAACGAGGTGGATTCTGGTTTAGACAAGGTCATATATTCAGTGCTCCATTCTATTACATCGATTATACACTAGCCCAAGTTTGTGCTTTCCAATATTGGAATAAGGCAAATGAGAATAGAGAAGAAGCTTGGAAGAGTTATTTAGAACTATGCCAAGCAGGTGGTAGCCGTTCATTCTTAGGACTACTTAAGCAGGCTGGACTAAAAAATCCTTTTGAAGATGGAAGTATTAAGTCGATTATTAAACCGATTGAAGCTTACTTAGACCAGGTAGACGATACAAAATTATAA
- a CDS encoding amidohydrolase: MDLIIYNANAYTMENDVEKVEAIAIKQDRIVKIGTNNEILPLKMDQTKLINAKGHTVIPGINDSHLHLYMFGYFLNMVNTEAAKSIDDVTQITKRFIEERHVSKGNWVRGRGWNQDYFADENRFPTRYDLDQISTEHPILLSRVCGHVIVVNSKALELCGIGKNPEQVEGGQIDLDEQGEPLGIFRENALQLIHNNIPVPDLDEIKETLINGIKEANRFGITSLQTDDLSHLPNQDFKLMLQAYQELAEEGNLNARIYQQSLLPTKKMLEEFLSLGYTTGWGNEYFKIGPYKILSDGSLGARTAAMMNPYHDDPSTTGIMAFTQEELDDLIMTAHKGGMHVAVHCIGDRSMYNVFSSIEKTLKNYPRDDHRHGIIHCQITDETLLKKYKELDLIAHVQPIFLDYDIHIVEDRVGDELAKTSYAFKTLYDRGVHVAYGTDCPVVTINPFTNIYSAVTRQDLKGYPKGGFNPSERVSVYDAVYQYTMGSAYASFEEENKGSIKEGKLADLTILKDDLFTIPSESIKDVTVDTTICGGKIVYKRD, from the coding sequence ATGGATTTAATTATATATAATGCTAATGCCTATACCATGGAAAACGATGTAGAAAAGGTAGAGGCAATTGCTATAAAACAAGATCGTATTGTTAAGATTGGAACAAATAATGAGATTTTACCTTTAAAGATGGATCAAACTAAATTAATTAATGCAAAAGGTCACACTGTTATTCCAGGAATAAATGACAGTCATTTACACTTGTATATGTTTGGGTATTTTCTTAATATGGTCAACACGGAAGCGGCTAAATCCATAGATGATGTCACCCAAATTACAAAAAGATTTATTGAAGAGCGACATGTATCTAAAGGTAACTGGGTTAGAGGACGTGGATGGAACCAAGATTACTTTGCTGATGAAAATCGATTTCCTACACGATACGATTTAGATCAAATTTCAACTGAACATCCGATCCTATTGTCACGCGTGTGTGGTCATGTGATTGTAGTGAATAGTAAGGCATTAGAACTATGTGGAATTGGTAAAAATCCAGAACAAGTAGAAGGCGGTCAAATCGATCTTGATGAACAGGGAGAGCCACTAGGTATATTTAGAGAAAATGCGTTACAATTAATACATAATAATATACCAGTTCCAGACTTAGATGAAATCAAAGAGACACTTATAAATGGGATTAAAGAGGCGAATCGTTTTGGTATTACCTCGCTTCAAACGGATGATTTATCTCATCTTCCGAATCAAGATTTCAAATTAATGTTACAAGCTTACCAAGAACTAGCAGAAGAAGGGAATTTAAACGCTAGAATCTATCAGCAATCTTTATTGCCAACGAAAAAGATGTTAGAAGAATTCTTATCACTAGGGTATACAACTGGATGGGGAAATGAGTACTTTAAAATTGGACCTTATAAAATTCTTAGCGATGGATCACTCGGTGCTAGAACTGCAGCAATGATGAATCCTTATCATGATGATCCTAGTACGACTGGAATTATGGCTTTTACTCAGGAAGAATTAGATGATCTAATCATGACAGCACATAAGGGTGGTATGCATGTTGCGGTTCATTGTATAGGCGACCGCTCTATGTATAATGTGTTTTCTAGCATTGAAAAGACTCTAAAGAACTACCCGCGTGATGATCATAGACACGGAATTATTCATTGTCAAATTACTGACGAAACGTTACTTAAAAAATATAAAGAACTCGATTTAATTGCACATGTCCAGCCTATCTTCTTAGACTACGATATTCATATAGTTGAAGATCGTGTTGGAGACGAACTTGCCAAAACATCCTATGCATTTAAAACACTTTATGATAGAGGAGTACATGTTGCATATGGAACGGATTGCCCTGTTGTAACAATTAACCCATTTACAAATATTTATTCAGCAGTGACAAGACAAGACTTAAAAGGGTATCCTAAAGGTGGATTCAATCCAAGTGAACGTGTATCTGTATATGATGCTGTTTATCAGTATACGATGGGAAGTGCTTATGCATCATTTGAAGAAGAAAACAAAGGGTCTATTAAGGAAGGTAAACTGGCTGATTTGACAATTCTAAAGGATGATTTGTTTACAATACCAAGTGAATCGATTAAAGATGTTACAGTCGATACTACAATCTGTGGTGGAAAAATTGTTTATAAACGTGATTAA
- a CDS encoding Cof-type HAD-IIB family hydrolase, with translation MTYKALVLDMDGTLLTSENKISDRTKEKLMEIQEKGFRLILASGRPTFGMLKIARELKLDHYGSFILPFNGGKIIQMNDSTIIHDSSLDEDMIHELYEVSREYKVGLMAYTPENIITEDDDEYITKESEINKMPINRVQSFKEAFRTKSVKCLMTGHGDYLAELETKMKERYKGKLSISRSMPFFLECMPLGIDKAQSIERLLNHIGLSVDEVIACGDGYNDVAMVEYAGLGVAMANGCEPIKEIADYITRSNDEDGIVDVIDRFLLNK, from the coding sequence ATGACATATAAGGCACTCGTTCTTGATATGGATGGTACACTGTTAACATCGGAAAATAAAATTTCAGACCGTACAAAAGAAAAATTAATGGAAATACAAGAAAAAGGATTCAGATTGATATTAGCATCTGGTCGTCCTACATTTGGGATGCTAAAAATTGCTAGAGAGTTAAAGTTAGACCATTATGGTAGCTTCATCTTACCATTTAATGGCGGAAAGATTATTCAAATGAACGACTCAACAATTATTCATGATTCGTCACTAGATGAGGATATGATTCACGAATTATATGAAGTATCGAGAGAGTATAAGGTAGGACTGATGGCCTACACACCAGAAAATATTATAACAGAAGATGACGATGAATATATTACAAAAGAATCGGAAATCAATAAAATGCCAATCAATCGAGTTCAAAGCTTTAAAGAGGCATTTAGAACCAAATCGGTAAAATGTTTAATGACAGGACATGGGGACTATTTAGCTGAGTTAGAAACAAAGATGAAAGAGCGCTATAAAGGAAAGCTGTCGATTTCACGGTCGATGCCATTCTTCTTAGAGTGTATGCCATTAGGAATTGATAAAGCACAAAGTATCGAACGCTTATTAAATCATATCGGGTTATCTGTCGATGAAGTCATTGCATGTGGAGATGGATATAATGATGTTGCAATGGTAGAATATGCAGGTCTAGGTGTTGCAATGGCAAATGGCTGTGAACCTATAAAAGAGATTGCAGACTACATTACACGCTCAAATGATGAAGATGGAATTGTAGATGTTATTGATCGATTTTTATTAAATAAATAG
- a CDS encoding DNA topoisomerase III, producing MSKTLVLAEKPSVARDLARVLKCNKKNNGYIEGSKYIVTWALGHLVTLAGPGSYNEQYKSWRIEDLPIIPKHEKLEVIKKTSKQFKTVKSQLNRNDVNEIVIATDAGREGELVARWILEKAHTKKQIKRLWISSVTDRAIKDGFNNLKDGKQYYNLYMAAVARSQADWVVGINATRALTCKFNAELSCGRVQTPTLALIKAREDDIRNFKPKTYYGLTALTNGFKLTWTDTKSNQKNSFNKDKIEQIYNKIKHDHATVVDIKKTVKKSYSPKLYDLTELQRDASNRYGFSAKETLSIMQTLYERHKLLTYPRTDSRYITTDMVPTLKERVDAIAIGQYRSLANKINHIKSNKSFVDNKKVSDHHAIIPTEERVNLSKLSDRELKIYDLVIKRFMAVLYPPATYEQITLITSIKNEPFIAKGKRMIDYGWKDIYDRHEDDDEFNEKIPNLSKGDSLPVSKVSIETGETKPPTPFNEATLLSAMENPHKFMQINNKELKDTLSETGGLGTVATRADIIEKLYKKFFIEKKGNTVRTTSKGRQLLDLVPEGLKSPTLTAKWEQKLANIEKGKLNKNNYLNEMKDYAKKVVSEIKNKDEKFVHDNITGKKCPNCDEFLLEVNNKNTNMLVCKDRECGYKKVLSKLTNSRCPNCHKRLELFGEGDKQVFVCKCGHREKLTSFKKRKNNEKNKLSKRDVHKHLKKQNQQNDVPMNSALAEALKGFKVDK from the coding sequence ATGAGTAAAACATTAGTATTGGCGGAGAAACCATCCGTTGCAAGAGATTTAGCTCGCGTATTAAAGTGTAATAAGAAAAATAATGGATATATAGAAGGAAGTAAATATATTGTGACCTGGGCACTAGGACACCTCGTTACATTAGCGGGACCCGGTAGTTATAATGAACAATATAAAAGTTGGCGTATAGAAGACCTTCCGATTATACCGAAACATGAAAAATTAGAAGTGATCAAAAAGACTAGCAAACAATTCAAAACCGTTAAGTCGCAACTAAACCGAAATGATGTAAACGAAATCGTAATTGCAACGGATGCAGGACGTGAAGGTGAGCTGGTTGCTAGATGGATTTTAGAAAAAGCACATACTAAAAAACAAATCAAACGACTTTGGATTTCTTCCGTTACAGATCGTGCAATAAAAGATGGATTTAACAACTTGAAGGATGGTAAGCAATACTATAATCTCTATATGGCTGCTGTCGCACGTTCGCAGGCAGATTGGGTTGTAGGGATTAATGCCACACGAGCACTGACCTGTAAATTTAACGCAGAACTTTCTTGTGGACGTGTACAGACCCCTACTTTAGCATTGATAAAAGCTCGTGAAGATGACATAAGAAACTTTAAACCGAAAACATATTATGGGCTAACAGCCCTTACAAATGGGTTCAAACTAACTTGGACGGATACAAAATCAAACCAGAAAAATTCTTTTAACAAAGATAAAATTGAACAAATCTATAATAAGATTAAACATGATCATGCAACGGTTGTAGATATTAAAAAAACTGTTAAAAAAAGTTATTCACCAAAATTATATGACTTAACCGAACTTCAACGTGATGCCAGTAATCGTTATGGTTTCTCTGCAAAGGAAACACTATCAATTATGCAAACACTTTATGAACGTCATAAGCTGTTGACCTACCCTAGAACTGATTCGCGTTATATTACGACCGATATGGTACCCACATTAAAAGAACGAGTAGATGCGATCGCAATTGGTCAATATCGATCACTCGCTAATAAAATTAATCATATTAAATCAAATAAATCATTTGTCGATAACAAAAAAGTTAGTGATCACCATGCAATTATTCCAACGGAAGAACGCGTAAACTTAAGTAAACTATCCGATCGTGAATTAAAGATTTATGATTTAGTTATTAAACGTTTCATGGCTGTGTTATATCCACCTGCAACTTATGAACAAATTACACTAATCACATCAATCAAAAATGAACCATTTATCGCAAAAGGAAAGCGTATGATCGACTATGGATGGAAGGACATCTATGACCGTCATGAAGATGATGATGAATTTAATGAAAAAATCCCTAATTTATCGAAGGGAGACTCATTACCAGTGAGTAAAGTGAGCATAGAAACTGGTGAAACAAAACCACCTACTCCATTCAATGAAGCAACCCTTTTATCTGCTATGGAAAATCCACATAAGTTCATGCAAATTAACAATAAAGAGCTTAAAGATACTCTAAGTGAAACAGGTGGCCTTGGTACAGTGGCGACACGTGCTGATATCATTGAAAAATTATATAAGAAATTCTTTATTGAGAAAAAAGGAAATACGGTTCGCACAACCTCAAAAGGAAGACAATTACTAGATTTAGTTCCTGAGGGGTTAAAATCACCTACCTTAACTGCAAAATGGGAACAAAAATTAGCTAATATAGAAAAAGGAAAGTTAAATAAAAATAATTATTTGAATGAAATGAAAGACTATGCAAAGAAGGTTGTTTCGGAAATTAAAAATAAGGATGAAAAATTCGTTCATGATAACATTACAGGCAAAAAATGTCCAAACTGTGATGAATTCTTACTAGAAGTCAACAATAAAAATACAAATATGCTAGTTTGTAAGGACCGCGAATGTGGTTATAAAAAAGTATTATCAAAACTTACTAATTCTAGATGCCCAAATTGTCATAAACGTTTAGAGTTATTCGGTGAGGGTGATAAACAAGTATTTGTATGCAAATGTGGACATCGTGAAAAACTCACGAGCTTCAAAAAGCGTAAAAACAATGAAAAAAATAAATTATCAAAGCGAGATGTACATAAACATCTTAAAAAACAGAATCAACAAAATGATGTCCCAATGAATTCAGCACTAGCTGAAGCCTTAAAAGGCTTCAAAGTTGACAAGTAA
- a CDS encoding acyl-CoA thioesterase: MISSREIEVRYSETDQMGVVYHANYLTWFELGRTKFFQDLGYHIMDLEQKGIIFPVREINIEYLTACRYGEVIIVETSVKKFSKIKTVYQHVIKNKDGELKARGESTVVCVQKDNFSLAKIDKVAPDVYEVYKNVTTTKSS, encoded by the coding sequence ATGATTTCATCACGAGAAATTGAAGTGAGGTATAGCGAGACAGACCAAATGGGAGTTGTTTACCATGCAAACTATCTAACTTGGTTTGAGTTAGGGCGAACAAAATTTTTTCAAGACTTAGGGTATCATATCATGGACCTTGAGCAGAAAGGCATTATCTTCCCTGTTCGAGAAATTAATATTGAATATTTAACTGCCTGTCGATATGGCGAAGTTATAATTGTTGAAACGAGTGTTAAAAAGTTTTCTAAAATTAAAACAGTATACCAACACGTTATTAAGAATAAAGATGGCGAATTAAAAGCAAGAGGTGAAAGCACGGTAGTTTGTGTACAAAAAGATAACTTTAGCCTTGCTAAAATAGATAAAGTAGCACCAGATGTCTACGAGGTTTACAAGAATGTAACAACAACCAAGTCATCATAA
- a CDS encoding DUF3137 domain-containing protein, protein MKDITSLSIKIMDERIDYDKLEEYRIETLRKIKLIITLDLIIFIPLNMWIIFLTILGRGEFVFQLFISINMLNLVIIIYYLSNLINYYRENFRKKCLPRLFHEFGEEHQHVYEPFFETSIHNTKLYNRIDQITTKNIITGYIGGGNITRADIKMGNITFFSSRRRKYVPLCHGHWYILDVNKKFEGETHIKQRNKNYIFKNYEKPKVDDSPFDEVTVNDQEFNDQFEVFTTVQNQASRLLTEHLMKHLKRLNKRYPGRIIIAIVNHQIHIGIHHYKKRFKAPIFKEINKDTLDDQVEDLKILESLIEELK, encoded by the coding sequence TTGAAGGATATTACTAGTCTTTCAATTAAAATTATGGATGAACGGATTGATTATGATAAGTTAGAAGAATATAGAATAGAGACGCTAAGGAAAATTAAATTAATCATTACACTTGATTTAATTATTTTCATTCCTCTAAATATGTGGATCATATTTTTAACTATTTTAGGTCGCGGTGAATTTGTGTTTCAACTATTCATCTCGATTAATATGCTTAATTTAGTTATTATTATTTATTATTTATCTAATCTAATAAACTATTATCGAGAAAATTTTAGAAAGAAATGCTTACCTAGACTTTTTCATGAATTTGGTGAGGAACATCAACATGTATATGAGCCGTTCTTTGAAACGTCTATACACAATACTAAACTTTATAACCGTATTGATCAAATAACTACCAAGAATATAATTACTGGGTACATTGGTGGTGGGAATATAACACGAGCTGATATTAAAATGGGGAATATAACATTCTTTAGTAGTAGAAGACGAAAGTATGTACCTCTTTGCCATGGGCATTGGTATATCTTAGATGTTAATAAGAAATTCGAAGGTGAAACTCATATTAAGCAACGTAATAAAAATTATATATTTAAAAATTATGAAAAACCTAAAGTTGATGATTCTCCATTTGATGAGGTTACTGTCAATGATCAAGAGTTTAACGATCAATTTGAAGTCTTTACTACCGTACAAAACCAGGCGAGTCGCTTATTGACGGAACATTTAATGAAACATTTGAAACGACTGAATAAACGATACCCAGGTAGAATCATTATTGCGATAGTGAATCATCAGATTCATATTGGTATTCATCACTATAAAAAACGATTTAAAGCACCCATATTTAAGGAAATTAATAAGGATACCTTAGACGATCAAGTCGAGGATTTAAAGATTTTAGAATCATTGATCGAGGAGTTAAAATAA
- a CDS encoding NfeD family protein: MSEYFSDLNSLESFYFYVALAGSTFFVLQSLFTFLGFGEQFDMDTDFDGDTDFDGSFIPGLNMTLHLFSLRGMIAFLMIFGWSGLSFLKSGMNPYKAFGLAFLAGFTMMVIISLIYYAAMKMGQSGNVDMKEAIGKECEVYYPIPGNRGGTGKVHIVLGGGLKEVESITRGETLKTGELVVVIDLVDDKLIVERIS, encoded by the coding sequence ATGAGTGAGTATTTCAGTGACTTAAATTCATTAGAATCATTTTATTTCTATGTTGCATTAGCTGGATCAACATTCTTTGTCTTACAATCACTATTTACATTCTTAGGATTTGGCGAACAGTTTGACATGGATACGGATTTCGATGGAGATACAGACTTTGATGGATCATTTATCCCTGGACTTAACATGACATTGCATCTTTTTTCACTACGAGGGATGATCGCATTTCTTATGATTTTTGGTTGGTCAGGGTTAAGTTTCCTTAAGAGTGGTATGAATCCATACAAAGCATTTGGACTCGCATTTCTTGCAGGATTTACAATGATGGTCATTATTTCATTAATCTACTATGCTGCAATGAAAATGGGCCAAAGTGGTAATGTAGATATGAAAGAAGCAATTGGTAAGGAATGTGAAGTATACTACCCGATTCCAGGTAATAGAGGCGGAACTGGTAAGGTACACATTGTTCTAGGTGGAGGTCTTAAAGAGGTTGAGTCCATAACAAGGGGAGAAACCTTGAAAACTGGAGAATTAGTAGTAGTGATCGATTTAGTAGATGACAAATTAATAGTAGAAAGAATTAGTTAA
- a CDS encoding flotillin family protein, whose amino-acid sequence MGIWIVLAVIVIFITLAATMSRYRRCPADKILVRYGRVGKEKSGAGRSADCIHGGAAFVWPVIQDYQYLDLKPMSIEVNLTNALSRQNIRVDVPSRFTVGISTEEGIMQNAAERLLGLTHEDIKELAKDILFGQLRLVIATMDIEEINADRDMFLMNVSQNVEAELKKIGLKLINVNVTDIMDESGYIEALGKEAAAKAINDARRTVAEKNRDGSIGEANAQRDERVQVAEANSIAVEGENEAKVTIANSEATRRERAAEAERRAAASEKVQAAKALEESYLAEEEAERARAKRERATKEADIVVNAQIEKERIEIDAEAEAEKTRRHAKGEADAILFKMQAEADGINEILSKRAAGFKKLVDAAGGDAQSAVSLMITDKLEDLVKAQVEAIKGIKIDKVTVWDNLGGGDGNGAPSTAKFLSGMLKSLPPFEDVFNMAGMELPDMLKGKSVDELKADIVNDFDAKIVESDDEDNESDSES is encoded by the coding sequence ATGGGAATTTGGATTGTATTAGCTGTCATTGTAATTTTTATTACTTTAGCAGCTACAATGTCTCGTTACAGAAGATGTCCGGCTGATAAAATCTTAGTAAGATACGGTAGAGTCGGAAAAGAAAAAAGTGGTGCTGGTCGATCAGCAGATTGTATTCACGGAGGTGCTGCATTTGTTTGGCCAGTAATCCAAGACTACCAATACCTAGACTTAAAACCAATGTCAATTGAAGTTAATCTAACGAATGCGTTATCACGTCAGAATATTCGTGTAGACGTACCATCTCGTTTTACAGTTGGTATTTCAACTGAAGAAGGGATCATGCAAAATGCTGCAGAGCGTCTATTAGGATTAACGCATGAAGATATTAAAGAATTAGCTAAAGATATTCTATTCGGTCAGTTGCGTCTTGTAATTGCAACAATGGATATAGAGGAAATCAATGCCGACCGTGATATGTTCTTAATGAATGTTTCGCAAAATGTAGAAGCAGAGCTTAAGAAGATTGGTTTAAAACTGATCAACGTAAACGTTACTGACATCATGGATGAATCAGGATACATTGAAGCATTAGGTAAAGAAGCAGCTGCAAAAGCGATCAACGATGCACGTCGTACAGTTGCTGAGAAAAATCGTGATGGTTCAATCGGTGAAGCAAACGCACAACGTGATGAGCGTGTTCAAGTTGCTGAGGCTAACTCGATTGCCGTTGAAGGTGAGAACGAAGCGAAAGTAACAATTGCTAACTCTGAAGCAACACGCCGTGAGCGTGCTGCAGAAGCAGAACGTAGAGCTGCGGCATCTGAGAAAGTTCAAGCTGCAAAGGCCTTAGAGGAATCATATCTTGCTGAGGAAGAGGCAGAGAGAGCGAGAGCAAAACGTGAACGTGCCACTAAGGAAGCAGACATTGTCGTTAACGCGCAAATTGAGAAAGAACGCATCGAAATTGATGCTGAGGCAGAAGCTGAGAAGACTCGTCGTCATGCAAAAGGTGAGGCAGATGCGATTCTATTCAAAATGCAAGCTGAAGCAGACGGAATTAACGAAATTCTTTCAAAGCGTGCTGCTGGTTTCAAAAAGCTGGTTGATGCTGCAGGTGGAGACGCTCAATCTGCTGTATCACTTATGATTACAGATAAATTAGAAGATTTAGTTAAAGCACAAGTTGAAGCAATCAAAGGAATTAAGATTGATAAGGTTACCGTTTGGGATAACTTAGGTGGCGGAGATGGTAACGGTGCTCCATCAACTGCCAAGTTCTTATCAGGTATGCTAAAATCATTGCCACCATTTGAAGATGTTTTCAATATGGCGGGTATGGAACTCCCTGATATGCTAAAAGGTAAGTCGGTTGATGAACTAAAAGCTGATATCGTAAATGATTTTGATGCTAAGATTGTTGAATCAGATGATGAAGACAATGAGTCTGACTCAGAGTCTTAA
- a CDS encoding metallophosphoesterase family protein, giving the protein MRFAVISDIHGNNVSLEAVIKDINTRDVDYILCAGDLVGYLPFPNEVIETIRNNRILAIQGNHDEYFATSHSLSETDVKHMSKEDIQSGASKIYTQLTLTDSNKRYLRELPKQLRLQFEHFNILMVHGSPRINNEYLYQESETVKEVAKEYPEHVIICGHTHKPYHTVINNTHFINAGSIGKPKHGNSNATYVLVDIDGDSLKTSIIETEYNVTAIVNEIKNNPYISDHLIQLLQDGQ; this is encoded by the coding sequence ATGCGCTTTGCAGTTATAAGTGACATCCATGGAAATAACGTTTCTTTGGAAGCAGTAATTAAAGACATTAATACTCGTGATGTTGATTATATTTTATGTGCTGGCGACTTAGTTGGATATTTGCCATTTCCTAATGAAGTGATTGAAACTATTCGAAACAATCGAATACTTGCAATACAGGGAAATCATGATGAATATTTTGCTACGAGTCACTCTTTATCAGAAACTGATGTAAAGCATATGTCAAAGGAAGATATTCAATCTGGAGCTTCAAAAATATATACTCAACTTACATTAACGGATTCTAATAAACGCTATCTTAGAGAGCTTCCTAAACAATTACGATTACAATTTGAGCATTTTAACATTTTAATGGTTCATGGAAGTCCACGAATAAATAATGAATATCTATATCAGGAATCTGAAACTGTAAAAGAGGTTGCAAAGGAGTATCCTGAACATGTCATAATATGTGGTCATACACATAAACCCTATCATACAGTCATAAATAATACACATTTTATAAATGCAGGTTCAATCGGGAAACCTAAACACGGCAATTCGAATGCAACTTATGTTTTAGTTGATATTGATGGTGATTCTTTAAAAACATCAATTATTGAAACAGAATATAACGTGACTGCCATAGTAAATGAAATTAAGAATAACCCTTATATTTCAGATCATCTTATTCAGTTGTTACAAGATGGACAATAA